A DNA window from Camelina sativa cultivar DH55 chromosome 13, Cs, whole genome shotgun sequence contains the following coding sequences:
- the LOC104735810 gene encoding uncharacterized protein LOC104735810: MATLYQACSSSSSTPLLLAKRVFSLASSPHSFTSGYKIPRHCSSFGAFNSASTSVCVDLKELRSNELVDLEYAELNLMYKISEEVGHVRIRQHVNPLSASFSKPAPVPVWDEVYKDPSLPLMVDIGSGSGRFLLWLANKNAGSTNFLGLEIRQKLVKRANFWVDELGLSNVHFIFANAMVSFEQLITSYPGPLEIVSILCPDPHFKKRHQKRRVVQKPLVNSILQNLKPGGKIFVQSDVLDVAQDMRDQFDEESSVLQHMDDTVATEEDGWLMGNPMGIRTEREIHAEFEGARIYRRLYQKRQLTS, encoded by the exons atggctacTCTATATCAAGCTTGCTCTTCGTCTTCAAGTACACCATTGCTTTTGGCGAAAAGGGTGTTTTCTCTAGCTTCATCGCCGCATAGCTTCACGAGCGGATACAAAATCCCTCGCCATTGTAGCAGCTTCGGAGCATTTAACTCTGCGTCTACCTCAGTTTGTGTCGATTTAAAAGAACTGAGAAGCAATGAATTGGTGGACTTGGAGTATGCAGAGCTAAACCTCATGTATAAGATATCTGAA GAAGTGGGGCATGTAAGAATCAGACAGCATGTTAATCCTCTCAGTGCCTCTTTCTCT AAACCAGCTCCAGTTCCTGTTTGGGATGAAGTTTATAAGGATCCATCTCTTCCTCTGATGGTGGATATTGGAAGTG GTAGTGGCAGATTTCTCCTATGGCTAGCTAATAAGAATGCTGGATCGACAAATTTCTTAGGATTGGAGATACGTCAGAAA CTGGTCAAACGCGCCAACTTTTGGGTGGATGAGCTCGGACTTTCAAATGT ACACTTCATATTTGCAAACGCCATGGTTTCCTTTGAACAACTGATAACGAGTTATCCTGGACCGTTGGAGATTGTCTCAATCTTG TGTCCAGATCCTCATTTCAAGAAACGTCATCAAAAGAGACGTGTTGTCCAAAAGCCTTTGGTTAATTCCATTCTTCAAAACCTAAAACCCGGCGGAAAG ATATTTGTGCAATCAGATGTGCTGGATGTGGCTCAAGACATGAGAGATCAGTTCGACGAGGAATCAAGTGTTCTTCAACACATGGACGACACAGTGGCCACAGAGGAGGATGGTTGGTTAATGGGAAACCCGATGGGTATACGAACGGAACGAGAGATCCACGCAGAATTCGAAGGTGCAAGAATCTACAGACGACTTTACCAGAAA